The region GCGTTCGCGCACGATAGTCGGCATATCGATTTGCGCGGTGCTGGTGATTTCCCCTGCCAGGATAACCATGCCGGTATTGATCATGGTTTCACAGGCGACACGGGATTTGGGATCCTGCTCCAGCAGCGCGTCGAGAATGGAATCGGAAATCTGGTCAGCGACCTTGTCCGGATGACCCTCGGATACGGATTCAGATGTAAAGATATATTTCTCAGCCATTAAAGTCCTCTCTTTCTTTCTATAAGTTTTGTTCGCCGATACATATCGTGGCGCAATGTCGCCGTATGCGGCATGGTATCGCTAAAGTTACAGCTTAAATTCGCAGACGCTTTCGTGAATAATCGAAAGCTAGGGCGGGTTAGTCTGGAGTATTATTCAACCCTGATTAGTAATCATTAATATAATGCCAGAAAACGGCCTCGGATTAAAGGGCAGTACCCCTGATATAACAATAGTATTAATGTTGTTTAATACTCATATAAATAGTTGTTTATAATATCTATGTATAAAAAACGTTTGATCAACCGCCGAAAATAGGCGAATTTCCCGGAAAATCAGGTAGTTTTTGCTGTTTATGAAAGTCATTCGGCAATAAATCAGGGAAAACACTGGCGTTTTTTGCTCAACACGGTAAGATAGAGGGATACGCAAACACGGGTCCTCATCCCGTCAGTGAAGACTTTTAACAAGTTTCTGTCGGTGAACATTCAAACGTTGTTTTGCGAACACCGCAAACACGCTCAATCTGACGAGCCTGGCTCGTATCCCTGCCCAGGGCGCAAGTCCTGAAACAACTGGATGTAATAAATTGCCGTTGCCTGAACGGTGGCAACCGGGTTGTTCACAGGATACGTGCTATAGCTGTACGGCTCATGAGGGGCCCGTTTTCTCTTCATCTGTTGAACAAGATAAGGAAAACGACGTGACCCAAGAAAAGAAAACGCAAGATTTTGGTAAGAATCCTTTAGATGTCCGTGATACGGATCACTACAAAGACGAATATGTCTCCGGCTTCGTAGACAAGTGGGACGAGCTGATCGACTGGGACGGCCGCGCCAACAGCGAGGGCGACTTTTTTATTCGCCTGCTGCAGGAACACGGTGCCAAGAAGGTGCTGGACGTGGCAGCCGGGACCGGCTTTCATTCCGTGCGCCTGCTGGAGAGCGGCTTTGAAGTCACCAGCGGTGACGGCAGCCCCGAAATGCTGGCCAAGGCGTTTGAAAACGGCCGCAAACGCGGACACATCCTGCGTACCGTGCATGCCGACTGGCGCTATCTGAACAAGTCAGTACATGACCTGTACGACGCTGTCATTTGCCTGGGTAACTCCTTCACCCACCTGCATAGCGACAACGATCGGCGCAAGACCCTGGCCGAGTTTTACGCCACCTTGCGCCATGACGGTATTCTGATTCTGGACCAGCGTAACTATGACGCGCTGCTGGATCATCAGGTACAGCCGACGCATAACTACTACTATTGTGGTGATAATGTGAAGGCGAGTCCGGAGCATATCGACGAGTCTCTGGCCCGTTTCCGCTACGAGTTCCCGGACAATTCCACTTTCCATCTGAATATGTTCCCGCTGCGCAAGGAGTATGTGCGCAAGTTGATGCGTGACGTTGGCTTCCAGAAAGTGACCACCTACGGTGACTTCAAGGAAACCTACCGTGAAGCCGAGCCGGACTTCTTCATTCACGTAGCCGAAAAACGCTATATCGAAGGGGAGAACGAATGAGCAAGAGCTATTCCGATGTCGTAGAAACGGCCCGCGATTATTACAACAGCGAGGATGCCGATAATTTCTATTTCCACGTCTGGGGTGGCGAGGACATTCACATCGGCCTGTATCAGTCCGAGGATGAGCCGATTCGTGATGCCAGCCGGCGCACCGTCGAGTACATGGCTTCCAAGATCCAACTCACGCTCGACGCCGACAAAAAGGTGCTCGACATGGGGGCCGGCTACGGCGGCGTGGCCCGCTACCTGGCCAGGACCTATGGTTGCCAGGTGGTCGCCCTGAATCTGAGCGAGCGGGAAAACGAGCGCGATCGCAAGATGAACCAGGAACAGGGCCTGGACCACCTGATCGAGGTATGGGACGGCAGTTTCGAATCGGTCGATGCCGGGGATGCCAGTTTCGACGTGGTCTGGTCACAGGATTCCATCCTGCACAGCAGCGAGCGGGCCAAAGTGGTCGCCGAAGCCGCGCGGGTGCTCAAGCCCGGTGGCGAGCTGATCATGACCGATCCGATGCAGGTCGACGACTGTCCGGAGGGCGTGTTGCAGCCGGTCTACGACCGGATTCACCTGCCCTCACTGGGGTCCATCGAGTTTTATCGCGAAGCGGCCAAACAGAACGGTCTGGAAGAGATCGAAGTGGAGGAGATGACCGAAAACCTGGTCAAGCACTACGGCCGGGTTCGTCGCGAGCTGGAGCAGAATCGTGACAGCATCACCGACAAGGTCTCCGATGCCTATATCGATCGCATGATCACCGGCCTGGGCCACTGGGTCGACGCCGGCAGCAAGGGCTATCTGCGCTGGGGCATCCTGCACTTTCGCAAGGCGTAATAACCTGCGTTGATGTAGGAGCGCTTCCAGCGCGATGATGAACGAATCGCGGCGAAGCCGCTCCTACACTCGCCCTGTACCGGGAATCCAATTCATCCAGGGGCCTAG is a window of Thiohalophilus sp. DNA encoding:
- a CDS encoding class I SAM-dependent methyltransferase, which encodes MTQEKKTQDFGKNPLDVRDTDHYKDEYVSGFVDKWDELIDWDGRANSEGDFFIRLLQEHGAKKVLDVAAGTGFHSVRLLESGFEVTSGDGSPEMLAKAFENGRKRGHILRTVHADWRYLNKSVHDLYDAVICLGNSFTHLHSDNDRRKTLAEFYATLRHDGILILDQRNYDALLDHQVQPTHNYYYCGDNVKASPEHIDESLARFRYEFPDNSTFHLNMFPLRKEYVRKLMRDVGFQKVTTYGDFKETYREAEPDFFIHVAEKRYIEGENE
- a CDS encoding SAM-dependent methyltransferase, with protein sequence MSKSYSDVVETARDYYNSEDADNFYFHVWGGEDIHIGLYQSEDEPIRDASRRTVEYMASKIQLTLDADKKVLDMGAGYGGVARYLARTYGCQVVALNLSERENERDRKMNQEQGLDHLIEVWDGSFESVDAGDASFDVVWSQDSILHSSERAKVVAEAARVLKPGGELIMTDPMQVDDCPEGVLQPVYDRIHLPSLGSIEFYREAAKQNGLEEIEVEEMTENLVKHYGRVRRELEQNRDSITDKVSDAYIDRMITGLGHWVDAGSKGYLRWGILHFRKA